The nucleotide sequence CTTGGTTGAATAGCAGTCAGGTCCAGGGCCCCATTGCCTTCTATTACAGGAAGTGGAGATGGGGTTTCAGGTTTTTCAGACTTGACTGTTGCCAAGCCagttgcattgttttcatgactCTCCTCTACTGCCATGGCACCGCTGTGATTGTTGAGACCAACTGGGGACTTGGATCGTTGGTTTTCACAGTGGCTATAAGCTGGGGACAATTGTTGCAAAGACCCAGAGGACTCTGATAGAGCAGGGCTACCCAAGCTTTGAGATTCTGCATCCCCAACTGCAGACAAAGAATCAGTAGGAAAACATTCGTTCTCGCTTCCATAGCTGGAGAAAAGTTGACTTTGCTTTTGGACAAATGAACTGGTCATCTTTGCAGTAGAGTCAATCATTTTCATCTGGTTCTCCATAGCAGCAATGCTTGACATTATAGATGTTGGTGGAGAGCTTGCAGGTGAATAAGGTTTTAATGGATCCATTTCACCATCTTTTAAGTCAACTTCATCATCTATAGCCTGCTCCATTTCATCCAAAAGATCGTCATCATAATTGCTCattgcatctatactcttttcATCAAAAGATAGGTCTGTGTCCATTTCTTGGAGATTCTCAGTAACTGGGGTGTTTGGGATCTGACCTCCCATGTGCATGCGAATATGCTGTTGTAAAACAACTGCATTGGTAAACTTTTTTTGACATATAGGACATGAATGCTGGACTCGAAGCGGGGGTTTGGACCGATGAacaccaaaatgtgttttcagaTTTCCCTTGGTGGTGAATGCACGTCCACATATCTTGCACTTGAATGGGCGTTCCCCAGTGTGGATGCGGTAGTGCATCTTGAGAGCACTCTGACAGCTCAGAACACGATGGCAAATGACACACTGGTTGGGGTCGGTCATTTTCTTGTCAATGTTTTCAACAAGCTGTTGCAACTTTGATGTCTCTGAAGTTTGCATAGAGTCTAGGAGACCTCCAAAGGGAAATTTAGCTTTAAATTGATCTGAAATCATGGGGAGGACAGGATGTGACACTGGGTTTGAGGAAGAGTTTGGACTCTTGTTGGATTCAGTAACCTGGGAACTATTTGACACTGTTGTGGAGGTGAGTGTGGTAGAGAGAACAACTGGAGATACTGTTGTTGTGGCAGTGGTGGTATTTTCTCCTGGCCGAGTAAGGCAGGTTGGGGGCAGGAGAATGCCTTCAGGCTTAAGGAGAGGTGGTACATCACTGCCTGGTGTGGGTTTTGGGGAAGTTGAAGTAATGGTAATTCCAGAGTCAATCATAATATTAGGAGACAAAGATGCACATTCACTTGATGGGGGTGATGGTCTTTGCGGAGACCTATTTAATGGACTGAGGCTTGCAGAGTCACCAAACCCGCCCATCATACTTGGTAAGCTGGGAGGTAGTTGGAGCCCAACTGATGTGGGAACAGTAGGGAGGACAGGTTTACTGTCAAGCCATGTGGTAACAGGTTTTTCTGGAGGCAAAGACATACCATAAGGAATGCCTGAGCTTGTAGGAACATTGTCTAGGTACTCAGGAACTGGGTATGGGTTCATTTGAATATGTGGGTACTTTTCTTTATGCCTCTGGAAGTGAACTTTCAGATTTCCCTTAGTAGAGAATCGATTACCACATATGTTGCATTTGTAGGGCCTCTCTCCAGTGTGGGAACGCAGGTGGATTTGTAGTGCACTGTCACTGCCAAAAACTTTGGCACAGAAACGACACTTGTGCTTAAAAAAAGGGTCTTCGGAACTTGGCTTTGTGTCAAAAACGGACACATTTGGGGGTTTCCCTTTGCGATGTTTCATTAGAGCAGATAGGGGGTCGAGTGCATTGGCTGTGGCTGCTATGCTGGCTAGTGGGTTTGGGAAGATAACGCTGCTCGATGAGCTGTGAGGTATCAGCGGCATATTCGAAGCTGAGCTTAGGAGGCTGTTGTGACTGAGTGACGGTGGAGTGCTCGAGTTCCGTGGAtgagtagtactactactactgattcCACAGCTTCCTGTCACAGTACTGCTAATGCTTTTGTTGGTGACTGATGATGAGCAGGAGGGAAGTAGAGCTgacaatccagaggcactgggTGGGGGAAAAATTGAATTATTGGAGGAAGTATTGGGCACTGCCGAGCTGGAATGCTGACTTCTGCTTGATGTTTGGGAGTGAGGACCTTCTAGTGCAGAGGTCAGTGGTGAAGAACCTTGGCTATTCAGAGAGGCTGGCAACCGAACAGGCAGCTGATGGACAGGAGGAGTGATAAAGTTGTGGAGCTGAAGTTGACTTGCAACAGAGGGGGCACAAGTGGAAACCGGTCCAGAATTTCCAGTCCCTGTTTTGTGGTGGTTGAGTGCAGGCTGTGATGCTGACTGTCTGTTCATGAGAGCCACTTGACTACGTATTTGTTCTATCAACTGCAGCTGGTGTATTTGCTGCTGCTGAAGGGCCATTAGCTGGTCCAAGATTACTGGAATCGCCATGGTTGAAACTCCGCTACCTGCTGCTGCCCTTATGCTCTGAGAGAACTGGGCAACTGCCACTCGGGTGCCATGCAGAGTTTCCAAGGTAACGTTAGTGCTTGGCAAGGTATAGCTCGTAACACTCGGGGGATTAACATCATCGGGCTGAGGTAGAGAGCCATCCACTTCTGGCGATGTGACATCTCTTTCCCCAAgatccatgtttttttcagaggaaaGGTCTACCTCCATCTCCTCATCCTCCTTTTCAAGGATCCTGACCCCATTTGACACTGTTATCTCTGGGACATCCTCACCCTCACTAGCAGGTGTGCAGATTCCATCCCTTGCATCATAACTGTCAGCTTGCTCACTGGAGCAACTGGGCACAGGGGATGGTTCTGGGTAGTCCTGTGAAGGAATGGGTGTTTCCTCATTGTCATTTACAATAAGCACTAGCGGGTTTTTGGTGCAGCTTGTTAAATGTTCGCAGAAATCTGCCCACTTGAAGAACTCAGCACAGCACTTTTCACATACATGAGTCTCCTCACTGCCACTGCGGCTCTCATTCCCACTGTCAGCATCATCCAGCGTATCACCTCGAGCTAAAAGAGGAGGTCAGGGGTTTTAGATGGGATACAGAAGGAGGgggaaggacaaaaaaaataaaaatcatgaaTAACAAATCAATAAAAGAAACCACATACTATATTCGGCAGTGCAGTGATGAATAGATTTATCCTtagattttctctctctctttgaaaaaaaatcaattcttacatgtttatattttttactccACACAAACTCTCCCAGTTCACCAATTGTCAAGACTCAGGTTTATGCATTCACTCCATGTCTCTAGAGCCAGCTAATAATTTTCTTTGTGCAATCCATCAAATTATGAGGGCCTATCAATTCTGGATACTGCCGCTTAATGAAATTCCATAGAGCCCATCGATTTCCAATATTTCATACAATTCACAGCTGCCTCGTCTGTTGGGTACAAATCAGGACTTTGATGGCCTTATTAGGATTCCCCTCTTATATCAGGCTCCTGAATTTCCCGTTGAATTTCAAATGCAAAGGCCTTTTCATCGTGTGTTACAGAGCAATGTATTTGGTCGAAGTACTTAAAAATCCATAGTACTTTATCTTACAAACAATTAAATGACTTTGACTTTTAActaatagaataaaataaaatctcaatTAATTTTCATGTTAAATGTTTTCAATagttctcactctctctttctctctctcgctctctcgctcgctctcttaCTTCCCCAAGCTTTCTAAACCAGTCTCTACAAATTTCATGGTAGTGTAAAGGCAGCAAAGTCTCTGATTAGTTACACATGTTTAATCACAGTTACATCAAGCCACATCCTCCTGCTCATGCGAACAGTGGAATCTAACAAGGCGATCCATGTTTTCAAAACTGACCCATGGAACactcaatgaaaaatattggcttttgtaattagattttaatattgttgtattattattgtttttatatccGAAAGTCAATTT is from Stigmatopora argus isolate UIUO_Sarg chromosome 4, RoL_Sarg_1.0, whole genome shotgun sequence and encodes:
- the sall3a gene encoding sal-like protein 3; the protein is MSRRKQAKPQHLKSEEDAPMTGIISQHARGDTLDDADSGNESRSGSEETHVCEKCCAEFFKWADFCEHLTSCTKNPLVLIVNDNEETPIPSQDYPEPSPVPSCSSEQADSYDARDGICTPASEGEDVPEITVSNGVRILEKEDEEMEVDLSSEKNMDLGERDVTSPEVDGSLPQPDDVNPPSVTSYTLPSTNVTLETLHGTRVAVAQFSQSIRAAAGSGVSTMAIPVILDQLMALQQQQIHQLQLIEQIRSQVALMNRQSASQPALNHHKTGTGNSGPVSTCAPSVASQLQLHNFITPPVHQLPVRLPASLNSQGSSPLTSALEGPHSQTSSRSQHSSSAVPNTSSNNSIFPPPSASGLSALLPSCSSSVTNKSISSTVTGSCGISSSSTTHPRNSSTPPSLSHNSLLSSASNMPLIPHSSSSSVIFPNPLASIAATANALDPLSALMKHRKGKPPNVSVFDTKPSSEDPFFKHKCRFCAKVFGSDSALQIHLRSHTGERPYKCNICGNRFSTKGNLKVHFQRHKEKYPHIQMNPYPVPEYLDNVPTSSGIPYGMSLPPEKPVTTWLDSKPVLPTVPTSVGLQLPPSLPSMMGGFGDSASLSPLNRSPQRPSPPSSECASLSPNIMIDSGITITSTSPKPTPGSDVPPLLKPEGILLPPTCLTRPGENTTTATTTVSPVVLSTTLTSTTVSNSSQVTESNKSPNSSSNPVSHPVLPMISDQFKAKFPFGGLLDSMQTSETSKLQQLVENIDKKMTDPNQCVICHRVLSCQSALKMHYRIHTGERPFKCKICGRAFTTKGNLKTHFGVHRSKPPLRVQHSCPICQKKFTNAVVLQQHIRMHMGGQIPNTPVTENLQEMDTDLSFDEKSIDAMSNYDDDLLDEMEQAIDDEVDLKDGEMDPLKPYSPASSPPTSIMSSIAAMENQMKMIDSTAKMTSSFVQKQSQLFSSYGSENECFPTDSLSAVGDAESQSLGSPALSESSGSLQQLSPAYSHCENQRSKSPVGLNNHSGAMAVEESHENNATGLATVKSEKPETPSPLPVIEGNGALDLTAIQPSRHFIKEESHFSMLFLNRDRGLNTQNLASTASNMIKMEMNGHNKAMSLSDNSLLPVGIQVPAAAPQTTLSPSTNPMLAPPPPRRTPKQHNCHSCGKNFSSASALQIHERTHTGEKPFACSICGRAFTTKGNLKVHMGTHMWNNAPARRGRRLSVENPMALLGGDAMKFSEMFQKDLAARAMNVDPGFWNQYAAAITNGLAIKNNEISVIQNGGIAQLPVSLGGAGITSLRAMPGAIDRLHTGSNSPMTGIEKATLEVGSSRPFSRYMEENKEIGIN